In the genome of Shewanella denitrificans OS217, the window GGCAATATAATCGATATTGGTCACTTGACCTGAAGCGTCGGTGATTTGTACCAATTTATCGGCACTGTAAGTAAAATGAATGCTTTGCCCATGGGCGTCTTGCTTACGGGTTAATCGCCCTTGAACATTGTATATTTCTTGGCTGTTAGCCGCGGTTTGTCTAATCCACACATTCTGCGCGACATCAAACGTTAAGGTATCGTGACTGCCCTCGCCATCGGTCGCAACATATAAGTCACGGTTGGTATCAAAGAGGTATTCTGTCTGGCTGCCATCCCCGTTGCGCCTGACAATCAGGCTACCCGCTTTATGCTCTAAGGGTATTGAAGTCAGGCGAGCCATGCTGCCCAACCACCAATTATCACCATCAGCATCTTGACCTAGGCTGTTATAGGTCTGGACAAGTTGATTATTCTCACCCCTGGCCATAGCAAGCTGATCTTGACGCTGCACACTCAGATTTCCTGTGGCTAAATTAATCGCCGCATGATTTAAACGTTGACCTAATGCCGTGCCGCCCAATACGTTTTGATTGGCGTTGTGAGCACCGAAGAAGCCAAGTTCTGCTGATGTTATAAGTGATGACATGGTATAACCCCTAAATCCTTGTAGGAAAAGGGCACTCAAGGAGTGCCCTGTCGTATTGCTAGTTTACTGGTATCAATGTATTGCTTAATAAATCTGACAAATCTGATTTCCAGTACAGATACAGCGCCCAGGATAACCTTGTGGGCCAACAGGCCCTTGTGCACCATTAGCTCCAGCTCTTTGTACTCGCAAGGAATGCAAGACAGCACTAGAATAATACTCGGTGGCTGGGAGCCCTCCCTCACCGATATCACCTCTTTGGCTTGAGTTTGCGCCTGGCGAACCTTGAGCGCCTCGATCACCTGGTGCGCCTGGATTGCCTATGGCACCATCAGGGCCTCGGCGGCCACTCGCACCAGTAGCACCCGTGATGCCTCGTGCACCTATGGGGCCTTGAGCACCGGCATCCCCTCGAGGGCCAGTATCACCTTGCTCCCCTCTAGGGCCTGTCACCCCTTTAGGACCACTTGGGCCGGTTGCGCCTATGTCACCCTGTGGGCCAGTCGCGCCCACGCGGCCTTGAGGGCCTTTCGCCCCAGTAGCACCGGCTAGGCCATTAACACCATCGCTGCCATTGGCACCATTGGCGCCTTTGACACCTTGATTGCCTATCGGGCCAATATCCCCACGGGGCCCTTGAGGACCGGCTTCACCAGTGGGCCCCATGGCGCCTTGATCTCCGGTTGCGCCTTGCAAGCCGCGAGGACCCGCTTCACCCATAATGCCTGCAGGCCCTTTAGGTCCCTGTGCCCCTTGCTCACCACGAGGGCCTAGGCCGATGGCCGTAGCACAATCACTGCCAAAAGTGGCCAAACAGCCAATTTGACCAATTGAATAAGCCGTAGGGGCAATTAACACTTCATCGATGGCACCGGGAAACGGTGCCGGCTCTCTGATAGAGCCGCCGATATAAAGTGGTGCAAAGGTATTGGTTTGCAAGGCTAAATTATCGGTAAGCGTGGTTGTGGTTTGCTCCAAACCGTTCACATAGACTTTGACGCCAGAGGCCTTGCCACTGCCACTGTAGGTCACTGCCACATGGGTCCAGCTTGTTAATGACGGTAGCCCTGAGGTGGATACCGTGATCCCCGCCAATGCCTGATCCATTAAGCTGAAGGTTAATCCTTGGGGGGAAACCGTGATGCTAAAGCCCTGGTTGCCGATGGCATCTAACTTGGACACTAACGGGTGTACCCCTTGAAGTTCTGAGGTACGAACCCAGGCGGACACGGTAATCGGCATGTCTTTCTTATGGGATGGCATGGTGCCCACTACCAAGACATCCTTCTCTAATGCCAGGCCATTACGGCCACTCATGGTATAAGTGCCTTCGGCTGAGTTTAGAAAGTAGCCATTATTATCATTACTTGAAGTATCTTTAAAGCCATTGCCTTGGCCTTCGAAGGAGTAATAGGCGCCAAATTCACTGGCGGTAACGCTTGCAGCCATCATGCACAATACTGAGGCTAAGATTCGTGATTTAAACTTCATTTTATGTCTCCATCCTGGATAGCTTTACTTGCCTGTATCGCCTTATATCGTTCAACCGGACTCAGGGCTTTTTCCGTAGAGAGTACTGTTCCCATGCTAAAATTACGTCCACCAGTGCTGTAATAAGTATTGTAGCCATCTGGGCCTCTTGGCCCCTGTGGACCAAATGCAGGGGCATTATCACCAGGAATAACATCCCCATGAGGGCCTTTTAGCCCTTTGGGGCCTTTGCCGCCAGGAGCGCCTGAGGGCCCAGAAGATCCAGTGTTCCCTTTCAAACCTGGTAAACCTGGGTTACCTTGAACACCATCAGCACCAGGAATGCCAGGTGCACCGGCATAGCCCTGTGGGCCAGCATCGCCAGTCGCTCCAGTGACGCCCTTGGCGCCAGTCGCCCCTTTTAAGCCTTGAGGTCCAGGATCGCCCTGTGGTCCCATCGGGCCAGTATCCCCCCGGACTCCTTTAGGGCCTTGCAGGCCATCTGGGCCTTGTAAGCCCATTAAGCCCGCGTTGCCATCTTTACCATCACGGCCATTACGGCCATCAACACCTGGATTACCCGCGATGCCTGTTAGGCCCTTCAAGCCCAGATCGCCTTTGCTGCCTTGCGAGCCTTGCGGGCCTTTGACGCCTGGGTCGCCAATTGGGCCTTTCGCTCCCTTAACACCTTGCGAGCCTGTTGCCCCCCGTAGACCCTGTGGCCCAGCGGGGCCTTCAAAGCCCCGTGGCCCTTGAGGGGCAATCACTGGAGGCTCGTCACTAATGGGATCGACACAGTTGTCTCTCAGTGCATACAGACACTCGATATCACTGCTAT includes:
- a CDS encoding LamG-like jellyroll fold domain-containing protein; its protein translation is MKFKSRILASVLCMMAASVTASEFGAYYSFEGQGNGFKDTSSNDNNGYFLNSAEGTYTMSGRNGLALEKDVLVVGTMPSHKKDMPITVSAWVRTSELQGVHPLVSKLDAIGNQGFSITVSPQGLTFSLMDQALAGITVSTSGLPSLTSWTHVAVTYSGSGKASGVKVYVNGLEQTTTTLTDNLALQTNTFAPLYIGGSIREPAPFPGAIDEVLIAPTAYSIGQIGCLATFGSDCATAIGLGPRGEQGAQGPKGPAGIMGEAGPRGLQGATGDQGAMGPTGEAGPQGPRGDIGPIGNQGVKGANGANGSDGVNGLAGATGAKGPQGRVGATGPQGDIGATGPSGPKGVTGPRGEQGDTGPRGDAGAQGPIGARGITGATGASGRRGPDGAIGNPGAPGDRGAQGSPGANSSQRGDIGEGGLPATEYYSSAVLHSLRVQRAGANGAQGPVGPQGYPGRCICTGNQICQIY
- a CDS encoding LamG-like jellyroll fold domain-containing protein, with translation MKRIFHSLTTVALLGLSSASAVASNWDAHWSFAGHGNDNFNGAHHGAFPLSGTGSFEFGKLNQALYYDILKVDSLSIQKAAEPFSLSFWALRETRDYAETLFSKQQSPFSAGMSVSLDGANAIVVDIRNGQGGSIKIKSQQVWTDMNDWHHLVVTYNGSIQAGGISLYLDNQRLDVDVISDNLTGDIGASDPVVIGADSETSYATFNGAIDEVYLGSRAFNSSDIECLYALRDNCVDPISDEPPVIAPQGPRGFEGPAGPQGLRGATGSQGVKGAKGPIGDPGVKGPQGSQGSKGDLGLKGLTGIAGNPGVDGRNGRDGKDGNAGLMGLQGPDGLQGPKGVRGDTGPMGPQGDPGPQGLKGATGAKGVTGATGDAGPQGYAGAPGIPGADGVQGNPGLPGLKGNTGSSGPSGAPGGKGPKGLKGPHGDVIPGDNAPAFGPQGPRGPDGYNTYYSTGGRNFSMGTVLSTEKALSPVERYKAIQASKAIQDGDIK